gtcccgatcccaactccgccgcttacCCGGCGCGTGACCGTGgtcgagtcgcttcacgtctccgggcctcggttccccaccGGGCCGGGGCAGACAGGTTGGGGCGACGCTCTGCCTCGTCGGGGGGGCCCGCGTCTTCCCCCGGCGGCCCTGACCCGCCGTCCGTCCGCCCCgcgctcccaggccagtggggcCTGCCCACGGTGACCGCCGCGGCCGCGCTGGGCATGTTTAGCGCCACCCTGGCGGGCATCATCGAGTCCATCGGCGACTACTACGCCTGCGCCCGGCTGGcgggggccccgcccccacctgtCCACGCCATCAACAGGTGagggatgccccccccccccggtgccccgCCTCTCCCCGACCCTCGGCCGGGGGCGGGAAAGCCGGGGGAGggtccctcctccttcccggacCCCCCGGCCTCGTGTCCTCAtattagaagcggcgtggcggagcggatagagcccgggcccggcggtcgCGGGGTCACGGggtctaagcccggctccgccactggcccgctggccggcccggggcaggtcacttggcttctccgggcctcggttccctcagccgtaaaccggggatcgagacggggagccccgcgtgCGACGGGGACCGCATCCGCCCCGGCGTTCAGTACGGGGCCCGGCCCGTAGTACGCGCTGAACGAACCGCACGGTCCCGAggcccggggagcgggggaggcccccggccccgccggtccCGTCCGGCGCCCCCGGGCCGTCCCTGACTCGGCCCCGGGCTCCAGGGGCATCTTCACGGAGGGCGTCTGCTGCGTCATCGCTGGGCTCCTCGGCACGGGGAACGGATCCACTTCCTCCAGCCCCAACATCGGCGTCCTGGGCATCACCAAGGTACcgacggcccccggcccgccccggaaCGGTCTGCGGGGGGAAGACGCGGGAGATGGACGGTTTAGAGAAGGACTCCGGGGCTGGGACTCGGGAGGCCCAAGCGCCGGCGACCCCGGGCGAGCCGCGGAACCCCTCGGGGCCACCccgtcctcgtctgtaaaatggggaggattacgaccccgccccggcctcgtgggcatcttggggggggggggtgaaaggcAATCGCGAGGGTCTCCCAATGCGGGGCGTGGGGGCGGACGTTACGGAGCTCCGGTGACCCCCCCCCGCTTCAGATCCTCCTCATCGCCTCCCGTCCCCCAAGACGGGCTCGAGGGGAGGAGGCCACCCCGCTACCTTCCCGGGCCCCGACCCGGCCCCACTCCGGAGCTCAGAAAGGGGTCGGTGAGGACaagcccccggggggctcccgcccCGGGCACCTCCCCCAGGCCGCCCCGACCTCTCGCCGTAGGTGGGGAGCAGGAGGGTGGTGCAGTACGGAGCCTGCATCATGCTGGTGctggggaccgtgggcaagttcaCGGCTCTGTTCGCCTCTCTTCCCGACCCCATTCTGGGGGGGATGTTCTGCACCCTCTTTGGTGAGTctccgccccccaaccccgccgccccccaccggcCTTCGGACCGTCCGGGGAGCCTCTTGCCCTGCTCCCTTCGTCCTTCCAACCCCGCGGCCCTTAGATCCACACCCGTGATCGATCCGTACCATACTCGGGCAGAGATCCCGCTCCCCTCTCCCGGACAAGCCCgcgaggagcttgcggtctagagggagagacggacgttagACCCAACGACACGgatgccgtggggccgggggggggggggatgaataaaggcggcaagtcggggcgacgcagaagggagcgggagaagaggaaaggggggcttggtcagggaaggcctcccggaggagatgggccatcgATAAGGCCCGGAAGCAGGGGCAGATCTATCGTCCGCTGgataggaggggggagggcgttccggccagagacgggacgtggcGAGGAGCGGGCAGCGAGACCGACCTTCCGCGAGCCTCATCCCGCCCGCCGGGCCCACCCGGGATCTCCAGAggggctccgggggcgggggtctcccgcagccccctccccgccccccggctgagTCCCCGTGGGCCGCTCCCGTAGGGATGATCACGGCCGTGGGCCTGTCCAACCTGCAGTTCGTGGACATGAACTCCTCCCGCAACCTCTTCATCCTCGGCTTCTCTATGTTCTTCGGGCTGACGCTGCCCAACTACCTGGACGCCAACCCCACCGCCATCCGCACAggtgcccggcccccgccgccccccaaccGCCCCTTCCATCCCTTaccgcccccccgggggggggatcAGGCCGTCCGGCGGGGGGGGTCGTCCCTGGGAAATGGGGcggatcggggtgggggggaaaggctcCCATcctggcccggggcggggggggatatagggggtgggaggagacggTAGGCCCACCCGCACGGCTCCGGGGGTCGGCTCCTGCCCCTCGTATTGATCGGGCACCTACCCTGTGcccagaacaccgtactgagcgtttgggagaatctAATAGAGAAGGGAGACATAGATTCCTGCAAAGCACCGTagtaatcacttgagagagtccagtgcgACAGAGTAGGTAAACACAATCCTTTCCCTTTCCGACTAGGAGGGGAGAGTTAATCGTATCTGAGTGCTCACCgcgggcagaacgctgtactaagcacgcggGCGAGTACAGCACGATAACAgaccccgttccctgcccgcaaccaacTTCCGGTCTTCTCTCCGGGTCGGCAGGAGTGCCCGAGGTGGACCAGATCCTCACGGTGCTGCTGACCACGGAGATGTTTGTGGGCGGCTGCCTGGCCTTCGCCCTGGACAACACGGTGCCCGGTGAGCAGCGGCCGGCTCCCCCGTCATCCGCCCCGGGGGTCGGAGGGAGCGGCGAGGGACCCCGGAAGTCGGGCGCGGGGAGGGAACCCCCTCTCCTCCAACACCGGCTTTGCGGTCCACCGGACCCCCATCCCCCAGAGCCACCGGACGGATGCcaacggggccgggggcggataGCGGGGGGCCGGGTTCGGGTCTCCCGCCGCTCCGGCCGCCTCGCCCGACACCCCGGGAGGTTCCTGCAGCACGGTcgcctggatagagcacggggctgggagtcagaaggtcctgggttttaatcccggccccgccacctgtctaccgggcgacctcgggcaagtcatgtcgcttctctgggcctcgcttccctcgtctgtaaaatgggattaagaccgtgagccccatgtgggtcagggactgtgtccaacttaattaccttatctaacttagaagagtgcttggagcacagtaagggcttaagtaGCCTAATAATAtttctctccgtgcctcagttacctcgtctgtaaaataggaattgagaccgtgagccccacctgggacttgAACCGTGGCCAACCTCATTACCCCGTGTccatcccagggctcagaacggtgcccggcccgcagtccgcgctcgacagataccgtgTAGAAATAAAGGAGCGACGTCAGGATGGAAACCCAAGGCCctcgctccccggcccgggctccgtccgttGAGCCGCCCGGCTCCTCCCGCCACTCCCCTCTTGCCGGGCGGACGTCCTCCCCCGACGGCAGGGTGGACTGGCTCTCCCCCGGTCCCTGCTGAAGTCCCGGGGTCCCCCCCTCAGGTACCCAAGAGGAACGGGGCCTGGTGCGGTGGAAGGCAGGAGCCCACGCCACCAGCGAGACGTCCGCCAGCCTCAAGAGCTACGACTTTCCAGTCGGGATGGCTGCCGTCAAGAGGGCGTCCTGCTTGAAGTACCTTCCCGTCAGCCCCACCTTCAAGGGTTTCTCTTCCCGGGCGAGGGAACGGCCCCAGCCGGCCGCCGACGGGCCCGACCGCTCGGCCGCCTGCACCAAGGTCTGACGGGGGGATCCCGGGAAAACCGAGGGAgccgtctccccctccgcccgGGAGCGCCGGACTTTCCGCTCCAGCTCTTAGAGGAGGAGGATCGGCGCCCGCCGGACGGGGAGTGGGACGGGCGGGATTCGGgaatcccggccccctcccgcaaGGGACTCGGGATTCGCGATTCCCGGTTGGAAGCCCCGGAactaaaagacaaaaaaaaaccgGTAGTCACGTGGCCACGTCTGTGTTGCATCTGAGACAGAGGCGCTCCCCGGCTCCTCCGGGAATCGGGCGGGTGAGGATAGGCGTGAGGCGACAGCGGCGACGAGGCCGGCGACAAGTCGTCGAGGTTACGCTCCAGCAAGGGccgacagacgctaaaataaatcacaggtagcaGGAGGGGGGACGAGGGGGTAGAGTTAGGCCTTATTTGACCGGGTCCCTAAAGAGGGTTAATGACGGCGACCGGAAGGTGGGCGAACCTGAGCGCCTAAGACATCACAGAGGCACCAGTCCGGCACTTGGGAATATAAAATGAGGAGATTACC
This sequence is a window from Ornithorhynchus anatinus isolate Pmale09 chromosome X2, mOrnAna1.pri.v4, whole genome shotgun sequence. Protein-coding genes within it:
- the SLC23A1 gene encoding solute carrier family 23 member 1 isoform X7: MTCCTRSRTCHPGTSAPYWGSSGTIAVPFLLAEALCVGKDQAVIGQLIGTIFTCVGITTLVQTTFGIRLPLFQASAFAFLVPAKAILALDKWKCPPEEEIYGNWTLPLNTSHIWHPRITEIQGAIIVSSLVEVAIGLTGLPGALLSYIGPLTVTPTVSLIGLSVFQAAGDRAGSHWGISVLSIALIVLFSQYLRNVPFLLPGYRRGRGCTILRIQIFKMFPIVLAIMVVWLLCYVLTLTDALPPDPAAYGFKARTDARGEITAIAPWFRFPYPCQWGLPTVTAAAALGMFSATLAGIIESIGDYYACARLAGAPPPPVHAINRGIFTEGVCCVIAGLLGTGNGSTSSSPNIGVLGITKVGSRRVVQYGACIMLVLGTVGKFTALFASLPDPILGGMFCTLFVRGHELLPQPLHPRLLYVLRADAAQLPGRQPHRHPHRSARGGPDPHGAADHGDVCGRLPGLRPGQHGARYPRGTGPGAVEGRSPRHQRDVRQPQELRLSSRDGCRQEGVLLEVPSRQPHLQGFLFPGEGTAPAGRRRARPLGRLHQGLTGGSRENRGSRLPLRPGAPDFPLQLLEEEDRRPPDGEWDGRDSGIPAPSRKGLGIRDSRLEAPELKDKKKPVVTWPRLCCI
- the SLC23A1 gene encoding solute carrier family 23 member 1 isoform X3, with the translated sequence MSQGDAGHPRAQNGTLSSSPAASPGEPRLRPRGDSKAEAEVPGPRAVPPAVPEYDMLYKIEDVPPWYLCTLLGFQHYLTCFSGTIAVPFLLAEALCVGKDQAVIGQLIGTIFTCVGITTLVQTTFGIRLPLFQASAFAFLVPAKAILALDKWKCPPEEEIYGNWTLPLNTSHIWHPRITEIQGAIIVSSLVEVAIGLTGLPGALLSYIGPLTVTPTVSLIGLSVFQAAGDRAGSHWGISVLSIALIVLFSQYLRNVPFLLPGYRRGRGCTILRIQIFKMFPIVLAIMVVWLLCYVLTLTDALPPDPAAYGFKARTDARGEITAIAPWFRFPYPCQWGLPTVTAAAALGMFSATLAGIIESIGDYYACARLAGAPPPPVHAINRGIFTEGVCCVIAGLLGTGNGSTSSSPNIGVLGITKVGSRRVVQYGACIMLVLGTVGKFTALFASLPDPILGGMFCTLFVRGHELLPQPLHPRLLYVLRADAAQLPGRQPHRHPHRSARGGPDPHGAADHGDVCGRLPGLRPGQHGARYPRGTGPGAVEGRSPRHQRDVRQPQELRLSSRDGCRQEGVLLEVPSRQPHLQGFLFPGEGTAPAGRRRARPLGRLHQGLTGGSRENRGSRLPLRPGAPDFPLQLLEEEDRRPPDGEWDGRDSGIPAPSRKGLGIRDSRLEAPELKDKKKPVVTWPRLCCI